In Hemicordylus capensis ecotype Gifberg chromosome 3, rHemCap1.1.pri, whole genome shotgun sequence, one DNA window encodes the following:
- the P2RY13 gene encoding P2Y purinoceptor 13 — MNGSSNISNVTTSISGQCHRDTRLAHVVFPLLYSLLFLAGFLLNSLAVFAFFQIPTTSSFIVYLKNILLSDFIMTLMLPFKIFTDSELGLWQLKAFVCRFSAVVFYETMYISIVLLGLISLDRFLKIMWPFGKFWLQNITSAKVLSGCVWLFFFCLSLPNMILSNREATPVSVRKCASLKNHLGLKWHEAVNYICQIVFWTVLILMFLFYVVIAKKIYSSYVNTQTTECKIKQRAKSKVFIIVAVFFICFAPFHFARVPYTLSQTGKSMDCRIKNHLFIAKETTLWLATANICMDPLIYIFLCRKFVEKAFCVKLQLSSRTTQENLTIALDTGIST; from the coding sequence ATGAATGGAAGCAGCAACATATCTAATGTGACAACATCCATCTCTGGACAATGCCACCGAGACACCAGACTGGCCCATGTTGTCTTTCCGCTCTTGTACAGTCTTCTTTTCCTTGCTGGATTTCTACTGAACAGTTTGGCTGTATTCGCTTTTTTCCAGATTCCAACCACATCCAGTTTCATCGTGTATCTTAAAAACATATTGCTTTCTGATTTCATAATGACACTGATGCTGCCCTTCAAGATTTTTACTGATTCAGAGCTGGGACTGTGGCAACTTAAAGCTTTTGTTTGCCGATTTTCAGCAGTGGTATTTTATGAGACTATGTACATCAGCATTGTGCTGCTCGGACTTATTTCTTTAGACAGGTTTCTCAAGATCATGTGGCCATTTGGGAAATTTTGGTTGCAAAATATCACTTCAGCAAAAGTTCTTTCAGGTTGTGTCTGGTTGttcttcttttgtctgtccttgCCAAATATGATTTTGTCAAACCGTGAGGCAACACCTGTATCTGTAAGGAAGTGTGCTTCACTGAAGAATCACTTGGGACTGAAATGGCATGAAGCTGTCAACTACATATGCCAGATTGTCTTCTGGACGGTGTTGATCTTAATGTtcctgttttatgttgttattgCTAAAAAGATATATAGCTCTTATGTAAACACTCAGACAACGGAGTGTAAAATTAAGCAAAGAGCCAAGAGTAAGGTATTTATAATTGTAGCTGTTTTTTTCATCTGCTTTGCCCCTTTTCATTTTGCCAGAGTACCATACACTCTCAGCCAAACTGGCAAAAGTATGGACTGCCGCATAAAGAACCATTTATTTATTGCTAAAGAAACTACCCTTTGGTTAGCAACAGCAAATATATGTATGGATCCCCTGATATATATATTCTTGTGCAGGAAATTTGTAGAAAAGGCTTTCTGTGTTAAATTACAACTATCTAGCCGCACAACTCAAGAAAATCTAACTATTGCACTGGACACTGGGATATCTACATAG